A single window of Aphidius gifuensis isolate YNYX2018 linkage group LG1, ASM1490517v1, whole genome shotgun sequence DNA harbors:
- the LOC122860504 gene encoding palmitoyltransferase Hip14 → MYALPIRSACPGNDSKDEESPRNRPDIPRATSMDCSNFDIVKATQYGAIDRVTELVEAGADVNEPDSETVTLLHWASINNRKEIVKYLIGKGADVNAIGGELASTPLHWATRQGHLSTVTLLVRAGADPSLRDATGFACIHLAAQSGFTGIVAYLVAKGINPNTPDRSAMTPLMWTAYKINTLDPTRLLLILGASHSLTDNLHGNTALHWAIIAKNNTAISTLVRHGAGLDIPNFQNETPMTLLGPHIGAAWLGQKISHEIREKQGRTRVWCRDKRIRFYCMAITPFIVFYLIGMILQSNVDYLIKLGAFILLYIGVYVAKTLLFDERLCTVLPMSIYISTKTWIYITWIFWLGIHASWYLWLMLFGGSVPLWICFIQSWRGDPGIVSGLHEEKLNTIVELAESDGFEAQTFCTSCLVRRPIRSKHCSTCDRCVARFDHHCPWINNCIGAHNHKYFLGFLVCLLGLCIVVISASVQYWQFECWTNLTNRENPDSYLIAAAKCDPWVMWITLNISLHVLWVGVLLACQLYQIIILGMTTNERMNAGRYEHFKNGNPFHRGALQNFADFCNFSFCGIKAKPSTDWLYSFDVRDGIEKLPLLKNKDNFQYV, encoded by the exons atGTATGCATTACCAATACGTTCAGCTTGTCCTGGAAATGACAGTAAAGATGAAGAATCACCAAGAAATAGACCAGATATACCAAGAGCAACATCAATGGATTGTAGTAATTTTGATATTGTAAAAGCAACTCAGTATGGTGCTATTGATAGAGTTACTGAACTTGTTGAAGCTGGTGCTGATGTTAATGAGCCAGATTCTGAAACAGTAACATTATTACATTGggcatcaattaataatagaaaagaaattgtaaaatatttaattggtaAAGGTGCTGATGTTAATGCAATTGGTGGTGAGCTAGCATCAACACCATTACATTGGGCAACAAGACAAGGCCATTTATCAACAGTAACATTATTAGTTAGAGCTGGTGCTGATCCATCATTACGTGATGCTACAGGTTTTGCATGTATTCATCTTGCAGCACAATCTGGTTTTACTGGTATTGTTGCATATCTTGTTGCTAAAGGAATTAATCCAAATACACCAGATAGATCAGCAATGACACCACTAATGTGGAcagcatataaaataaacac tttgGATCCAacaagattattattaattcttgGTGCAAGTCATTCATTGACTGATAATCTTCATGGTAATACAGCACTTCATTGGGcaattattgctaaaaataatacagcAATATCAACACTAGTACGTCATGGTGCTGGATTAGATATtccaaattttcaaaatgaaacaCCAATGACATTGTTAGGACCACATATTGGAGCTGCTTGGCTTGGACAAAAAATAAGTCATGAAATTAGAGAAAAACAAGGAAGAACACGTGTATGGTGTCGTgataaa AGAATTAGATTTTATTGCATGGCAATAACAccatttattgtattttatcttATTGGCATGATACTACAAAGtaatgttgattatttaataaaacttggtgcctttattttattatacattggTGTTTATGTTGctaaaactttattatttgatgaaagaTTATGTACTGTACTACCaatgtcaatttatatatcaacaaaaacatGGATTTATATAACATGGATATTTTGGTTGGGCATACATGCTTCGTGGTATCTTTGGTTGATGTTATTTGGTGGTTCAGTACCACTTTGGATATGTTTTATTCAATCTTGGCGTGGTGATCCAGGAATTGTATCTGGTCTTCATGAAGAAAAACTCAAT aCAATTGTAGAATTAGCAGAGTCTGATGGATTTGAGGCACAAACATTTTGCACAAGTTGCTTAGTCAGAAGGCCAATTAGATCAAAACATTGTTCTACATGTGATCGTTGTGTTGCTCGTTTTGATCATCATTGTCCTTGgattaacaattgcattg gtgcacataatcataaatattttttgggtTTTTTGGTTTGTTTACTTGgtttatgtattgttgttatatCAGCAAGTGTACAATATTGGCAATTTGAATGTTGgacaaatttaacaaatcgAGAAAATCCAGATAGTTACTTAATTGCAGCAGCAAAATGTGATCCATGGGTAATGTGGATAACACTTAATATTAGTCTTCATGTACTTTGGGTTGGTGTACTTTTAGCTTGTCAAttgtatcaaataataatacttggtATGACAACAAACGAGCGTATGAATGCTGGTAGATatgaacattttaaaaatggtaATCCATTTCATCGTGGTGCGTTACAAAATTTTGctgatttttgtaattttagtttttgtgGTATAAAAGCTAAACCAAGTACTGATTGGCTTTATAGTTTTGATGTTAGAGATGGCATTGAAAAATtaccattattaaaaaacaaagataattttcagtatgtttaa
- the LOC122860505 gene encoding uncharacterized protein LOC122860505, whose protein sequence is MNAEENREKPAISDSSSTETDYNNESETSNKQKIIPSTSKTQRSDKFYAMAEFEPVQSPFHGYKVNPQIDDLTLINNKNKQKKLPTKLKSYDKSSRCEKTTGVHGQSETLLASKNLNIDQSIDIKNIERITQRIDIYYFDHGNSAYYKTTDASPILTTEKYAEKIDQAATRFWAEIFGTIHIGITFITAFILQLLRFFLYSLVRPLTIGVIQMFSDYFIKPLLTIFFNGIIQPILIFFYNIATSFRDLCEPIAQTFGFFIHEIAIFFRAIRLVEINNYTNLPT, encoded by the exons aTGAATGCTGAAGAAAATCGTGAAAAACCAGCTATATCAGATTCATCATCAACTGAAACAGATTACAAc AATGAATCTGAAacttcaaataaacaaaaaatcattccATCAACATCAAAAACTCAACGATCAGATAAATTCTATGCAATGGCTGAATTCGAACCTGTACAATCACCTTTCCATGGCTACaaagt AAATCCACAGATTGATGATTtaactttaataaataataaaaataaacaaaaaaaattaccaacaaaGCTAAAAAGttatgataaatcatcaagatGTGAAAAAACAACTGGAGTTCATGGACAAAGTGAAACACTATTagcttcaaaaaatttaaatattgatcaatcaattgacattaaaaatatcgaaaGAATAACTCAAAGAATtgacatatattattttgatcacGGTAACTCTGC atattataaaacaacagATGCCTCGCCAATTTTAACAACTGAAAAATATGCTGAAAAAATAGATCAAGCAGCAACGAGATTTTGGGCTGAAATATTTGGAACAATTCACATTGGAATAACATTTATCACTGCTTTTATCTTACAAttattgagattttttttatacagttTAGTTAGACCATTGACAATTGGTGTCATACAAATGTTTtctgattattttataaaacctttgctgacaattttttttaatggtattATACAaccaatattaatatttttctataacatTGCAACGTCATTTAGAGATTTATGTGAACCAATTGCTCAAACATTTGGATTTTTCATTCATGaaattgcaatattttttcgaGCTATTAGacttgttgaaataaataattatacaaatctTCCAACTTGA
- the LOC122860506 gene encoding MOB kinase activator-like 2 isoform X2, translated as MGKARRKEKDAGTTEDPKLYLEEAALERQLPELDLRMLVDLPPGLDYNEWLASHTLSLFDHTNLIYGTISEFCTPTGCPDMTGPGLRTYLWFDEKGKKTRVAAPQYIDYVMTFTQRTVSDETIFPTKYANEFPSSFESIVRKILRLLYHVVAHIYHCHFREVALLGLHAHLNCVFAHLTLLNQRFNLIDTKETEILGDLEAALLGDSSLGSSSSVPTTTIQDPPSATT; from the exons ATGGG aaAAGCCCGAAGAAAGGAGAAAGATGCAGGAACAACGGAAGatccaaaattatatttggaGGAAGCAGCACTTGAACGACAATTACCAGAATTGGATTTGAGGATGCTTGTTGATTTACCACCAGGTCTTGATTATAATGAATGGCTTGCATCACATACACTCTCGTTATTTGATCATACAAATCTTATTTATGGAACGATATCAGAATTTTGTACACCAACTGGATGTCCTGATATGACAGGACCTGGTTTaag aaCTTATTTGTGGTTTgatgaaaaaggaaaaaaaacaagagtTGCTGCACCTCAATATATTGACTATGTCATGACATTCACCCAACGTACTGTTAGTGATGAAACAATATTTCCAACAAAATATg CAAATGAATTTCCAAGTTCATTTGAATCAATTGTACGTAAAATTTTACGATTACTTTATCATGTTGTGGCGCACAtttatcattgtcattttCGTGAAGTTGCACTATTGGGTTTACATGCTCATTTAAATTGTGTATTTGCTCATTTAACACTTCTTAATCAACGCTTCAATCTTATTGATACTAAAGAAACTGAAATTCTTGGTGATCTTGAAGCAGCACTTTTAG gTGATTCATCATTGGGCTCTTCTAGTTCTGTGCCAACTACAACAATTCAAGATCCACCAAGTGCAACAACGTAG
- the LOC122860506 gene encoding MOB kinase activator-like 2 isoform X1 has protein sequence MFGLGGKKLFKYSSINNTLPLDVEDTVTCFCRKARRKEKDAGTTEDPKLYLEEAALERQLPELDLRMLVDLPPGLDYNEWLASHTLSLFDHTNLIYGTISEFCTPTGCPDMTGPGLRTYLWFDEKGKKTRVAAPQYIDYVMTFTQRTVSDETIFPTKYANEFPSSFESIVRKILRLLYHVVAHIYHCHFREVALLGLHAHLNCVFAHLTLLNQRFNLIDTKETEILGDLEAALLGDSSLGSSSSVPTTTIQDPPSATT, from the exons aTGTTTGGCcttggtggaaaaaaattgtttaaatattcatcaattaataatacactACCTCTTGATGTTGAAGATACTGTAACTTGTTTTTGCag aaAAGCCCGAAGAAAGGAGAAAGATGCAGGAACAACGGAAGatccaaaattatatttggaGGAAGCAGCACTTGAACGACAATTACCAGAATTGGATTTGAGGATGCTTGTTGATTTACCACCAGGTCTTGATTATAATGAATGGCTTGCATCACATACACTCTCGTTATTTGATCATACAAATCTTATTTATGGAACGATATCAGAATTTTGTACACCAACTGGATGTCCTGATATGACAGGACCTGGTTTaag aaCTTATTTGTGGTTTgatgaaaaaggaaaaaaaacaagagtTGCTGCACCTCAATATATTGACTATGTCATGACATTCACCCAACGTACTGTTAGTGATGAAACAATATTTCCAACAAAATATg CAAATGAATTTCCAAGTTCATTTGAATCAATTGTACGTAAAATTTTACGATTACTTTATCATGTTGTGGCGCACAtttatcattgtcattttCGTGAAGTTGCACTATTGGGTTTACATGCTCATTTAAATTGTGTATTTGCTCATTTAACACTTCTTAATCAACGCTTCAATCTTATTGATACTAAAGAAACTGAAATTCTTGGTGATCTTGAAGCAGCACTTTTAG gTGATTCATCATTGGGCTCTTCTAGTTCTGTGCCAACTACAACAATTCAAGATCCACCAAGTGCAACAACGTAG